The Prochlorococcus marinus CUG1417 genome includes the window TGATGTTGCAAATACAAATATTGACGAGGTTTTTATAGGTTCTTGCATGACAAATATTGGTCATTACAGGGCAGCTGCGAAAGTTCTTGAAGGTGTTCAAAATTTAAAATCTAAATTATGGATTTGTCCACCAACAAAAATGGATGAAGAAACTCTAAAAGCTGAAGGCTATTATAAAATATTCGAAGATTGTGGCGCAAGGTTAGAGTTACCAGGATGTTCTTTATGCATGGGAAATCAAGCCAGAGTAGATGAAGGTTCCGTAGTTTTTTCTACAAGTACAAGAAATTTTGACAATAGACTTGGCAAGAATGCACAAGTCTTTTTAGGAAGCGCTGAATTAGCAGCAGTTTGCGCACTGCTTGGCAAAATACCTGAAGTTGAAGAATATCAGGATATTACTAAAAATAAAATTAATCCATATTCAGATGAACTTTATCGCTATCTTCAATTTGATGAAATTCACGATTTCAGCTTGACAAGGTAATCATGGACTATGCCAAACTTTATAAAAGATAATATTCAAAAAACAAGTAATAATTCTTCTCGTAGCATCAAAAAATTATTAAAGCAAAGATCTCTAGTCGTTGCATTTTCGCTCTTATTAACAGGTTTAGGGGCCTCAATTACAAGCATATCTTTTAAAACTGGAATCTATTTTATTAATAATTGGAGATTGGCATTATTAAACCAATTCCCATCTATTGCGGTCTTACCTATTTTTGGAGCTCTAGGCGGAGCTATTGCAGGATATTTGATCAAAAATATAGCACCTGCTGCAAAAGGTTCGGGTGTTAGTCAAATCATGGGTTTCTTAAGACATAAAAAAGTTCCAATGAACTTAAAAGTAGGATTAGTAAAGCTAATATCAGGAATTATTGCTATTGGTAGTGGATTCCCTTTGGGTCCAGAAGGTCCATCAGTTCAAATGGGAGGATCAGTGGCTTGGCAAATGGCCAAGTGGCTCAAAGCTCCTGCAGCTTTCAGAAGAGTAATAGTAGCAGCAGGTGGAGGTGCTGGAATAGCCGCAGTATTTAGCGCTCCATTAGGAGGGTTTGTCTATGCAATAGAAGAGTTATTAAACTCTGCTAAACCAGTAATTTTGCTATTAGTAATAATTACAACTTTTATTGCAGATTCGTCTGCTGATATTATTCAAGCATTGGGCTTAGATCCTAAAGCAGGAGGCTTTGATTTTAACCTCGGATTTTTGATTCAAAAAGAATATGACCCATCAGTTTTTTTCTTACCTGTAGATTTTATTTACTTAGTTTTACTAGGAATAATTATTGGGATATTTGCAGAATTGTACAGCAGATATGTTTTATTAATGCAAAATCTTGGGAAAAAGTGGTATAAAAATAAATTTGTTTTAAAAATGAGTATCTGTGGACTTATTTTAGGAAGTATCTACTCTTGCTTACCCAGTACATTTCATAATTTAGATGAATTGCAGAAAATAATAGCCGAACAAAATACAAGTATTGGAATTGCTTTATTAGCAGTTTTAGTGCTATTTATCACGACAGGTTTAGCTGCAGCTTCTGGAGCTCCTGGAGGATTATTCTATCCAATGCTTACTTTAGGAGGGTCAATCGGACTAATAATGGGAAGCTGGGTAGAAATTGCAACAGGGCACGCTCCAAGTACATACATTTTTGCGGGAATGGGAGCTTTCGTAGCAGGATGTTCACGAACACCAATAACAGCAATGTTTTTGGCTTTTGCTTTAACAAAAAATTTATTAATAATGAAACCTGTCTTAATCAGCTGCATTGCCAGTTTCTTGATAGCAAGAGCTTTTAATGAAGAATCAATTTATGAAAGACAAATACAAATAGAATTAGAAGACTAAGAAACTATCTTCAATCAAAAACTGCAGTTTTGCTGTTATAAACAAATACTTGATGATTTAGATGTAATCTAACTGCTCTTGCTAAAGCTATTCTTTCAATATCTCTT containing:
- a CDS encoding ClC family H(+)/Cl(-) exchange transporter; protein product: MPNFIKDNIQKTSNNSSRSIKKLLKQRSLVVAFSLLLTGLGASITSISFKTGIYFINNWRLALLNQFPSIAVLPIFGALGGAIAGYLIKNIAPAAKGSGVSQIMGFLRHKKVPMNLKVGLVKLISGIIAIGSGFPLGPEGPSVQMGGSVAWQMAKWLKAPAAFRRVIVAAGGGAGIAAVFSAPLGGFVYAIEELLNSAKPVILLLVIITTFIADSSADIIQALGLDPKAGGFDFNLGFLIQKEYDPSVFFLPVDFIYLVLLGIIIGIFAELYSRYVLLMQNLGKKWYKNKFVLKMSICGLILGSIYSCLPSTFHNLDELQKIIAEQNTSIGIALLAVLVLFITTGLAAASGAPGGLFYPMLTLGGSIGLIMGSWVEIATGHAPSTYIFAGMGAFVAGCSRTPITAMFLAFALTKNLLIMKPVLISCIASFLIARAFNEESIYERQIQIELED